One segment of Spodoptera frugiperda isolate SF20-4 chromosome 5, AGI-APGP_CSIRO_Sfru_2.0, whole genome shotgun sequence DNA contains the following:
- the LOC118272126 gene encoding uncharacterized protein LOC118272126, with the protein MKKKTKYNFLYILIISSVANGDTDLIFPEDREKGTVNFNSITDCIITITEMELYFRPTVAILDQDGNTTENIFKNELIDKLTAYNIPQVIIKDVVTEENYDLYLICLTVAFFDSCADIKNFDFKSIDKEMRFLIIISDYSGNNCVDTLEEIGDSVSKHAITFIIQDFVTGQNNMYTIFPKIDEKTCKEVVEKPTHINTCFNNGTVQNEEIFPIKNPNNLNRCPFRIGMATLFPFSEIPNKELLKNYDNVTEIKGFDYEILKIIAEYFNATLETHYIYRKEENPYKDLEFTDFIKNGSLDACAGGLYRIYGDLVEYSGVYVRQGVFWVYYAERAERSWQNLVSKLDDVYFFIIFYITYSIVWCLVSSFDGQAVSLITTLIHGWGALVGATSLQDPRTKKQKFLNLLYLIMSVYSSVYVSIQFYSFLTVRGPPQMFKTNSAVMESGRTAYLKNSSKYFITDERYTKYADHSADCVSFYNCAEKTLMYNGLTLLLQANFYIFQADSAVNDEARVLRATENMLTVYNEMLIRKDSPLVAKFQKVMKRLFEAGITGRLFTEAIGISVVAKAESANSNMITSSYSCQAGCSITLMQFAGIFYAWIFGCVISCLVFVIEILSRRVKVKEV; encoded by the coding sequence CTTATTTTCCCAGAAGACAGAGAAAAAGGAACAGTAAATTTCAATTCTATCACTGattgtattataactataaCTGAAATGGAACTCTATTTCAGACCTACTGTAGCCATACTAGACCAAGATGGTAATACTACAGAAAACATCTTCAAAAATGAGCTAATTGATAAACTTACAGCATACAATATACCTCAAGTTATCATAAAAGATGTGGTTACCGAAGAAAACTAtgatttatatttgatttgctTGACAGTCGCCTTTTTTGACTCATGTGCCGATATCAAAAACTTTGATTTCAAAAGTATTGATAAAGAAATGagatttcttataataatatctgaTTATTCAGGCAATAACTGTGTTGATACACTTGAAGAAATTGGAGATTCCGTAAGTAAACATGCTATCACTTTTATAATACAAGATTTTGTAACAGGACAAAATAACATGTACACAATATTTCCTAAAATAGATGAGAAAACGTGTAAAGAAGTTGTTGAAAAACCTACGCATATTAACACGTGTTTCAATAACGGTACTGTGCAAAACGAGGaaatatttccaataaaaaatCCTAATAATCTTAACAGATGCCCATTCAGAATTGGCATGGCAACTCTGTTTCCTTTCTCAGAAATACCTAACAAAGAATTGCTTAAAAATTATGACAACGTTACAGAAATAAAGGGATTtgattatgaaatattaaagaTTATTGCCGAGTACTTCAATGCCACATTAGAAACTCATTACATTTACAGAAAAGAAGAGAATCCGTATAAAGATTTGGAGTTCACAGATTTCATTAAGAACGGGAGCCTAGACGCATGTGCTGGTGGTCTTTACAGAATATATGGAGATTTGGTGGAATATTCTGGAGTATACGTCCGTCAAGGTGTCTTTTGGGTCTACTATGCTGAGAGAGCAGAAAGATCTTGGCAGAACTTAGTAAGCAAATTGGATGATGTCTACTTCTTCATTATATTCTACATCACGTATTCAATCGTCTGGTGTTTAGTGTCGTCCTTTGACGGTCAAGCTGTTTCGCTGATCACTACGTTAATACATGGTTGGGGAGCACTCGTCGGTGCCACTTCGTTGCAGGACCCACGAACGAAAAAACAGAAGTTCCTCAATTTACTTTACTTGATCATGTCTGTGTACTCTTCTGTTTATGTCAGCATACAGTTTTATTCCTTCCTCACGGTGCGAGGCCCACCACAAATGTTTAAAACTAATTCAGCGGTCATGGAGTCTGGCAGGACGGCGTATTTGAAGAATTCCTCGAAATATTTTATCACTGATGAGAGGTACACAAAGTATGCAGACCATTCAGCAGATTGCGTGTCTTTTTACAACTGTGCTGAGAAAACTCTGATGTATAATGGCCTAACTCTCTTATTGCAAGCTAATTTCTACATCTTTCAAGCTGATTCTGCAGTTAATGATGAAGCCAGAGTGCTGAGAGCGACAGAGAACATGTTGACAGTGTATAACGAAATGCTGATTAGAAAGGATAGTCCTTTAGTGGCTAAATTCCAAAAAGTCATGAAGCGATTGTTTGAGGCTGGAATAACTGGGAGGCTGTTCACTGAAGCCATTGGTATATCGGTGGTGGCTAAAGCAGAGAGTGCTAACTCTAACATGATAACTAGTAGTTACAGCTGCCAAGCTGGTTGCTCGATCACTCTCATGCAGTTCGCTGGGATATTCTACGCTTGGATTTTCGGCTGTGTCATCTCTTGTTTGGTTTTTGTTATTGAGATACTTTCGAGACGGGTTAAAGTTAAAGAAGTGTAA